ACAAACCCTTGCCTTACCATTGCAGGTCCTACTGTGTTCAGAGTTAATATTAGAGAGCCACGTTATTTAATCATGCTGTACATATGTTGTGTTTGCAGAACTAGCACGGAATTGACATCTGGCAAGATAATTgacttttgttttcttccagaAAATATTTCTGGGGGAATGTCGGCTTGTCGGTAATCCCACCCCCCATcttcctctgattggctaaagctTTTCAAGAACAAGTGTTACTAGCTAATACGCCTGTCAATCTAGTTTAGTCGGCTACAAAATTTCGGTTACACTTcctgtgaaaatggaaaatgtgcagCCAGGCCTTGACAGTGGCTAATGTTTACCTGCTGGTAGCTTGACATACAAGTCCTGGCCTCTAACTGGTCAGGTATAGGCCAAAAGTGAACCACAAAGCGAGTCATGTAGTGTACAATGATTGACCCGTACCTCATTCgtgttttaatattaaaaacgGTAATGCAGATAGCCAACTTTTCGCTAAAATGCTAGCGTATGGTAGCTCTGGTTATCGATGCTAACAACCCTAAGTTAAGTGAATCATGTCGATAGTCTAGGAAATACAAATTTTGAATTATTCATCGGAAAAATCAGGTCGAATAATCTATGAAAGTCTAAGCTTAACCATGTATAACATATCGACAAAATCAGCATTCCTTAACCATGGGTGTTTAACGTGTCTCATACTCTCAATAGTGGAACATACCATAGCTCAGTGGGCAGGCTAGTAATTCTGCTTTGTAAATCTGGCCTTTTtgaactgtgtgtctgtcccctGGTCTCAGGTCAAATGACTCAGCTCTGTGAGCTCATAAACAAGAGCGGAGAGCTGCTGGCCAAGAACCTGTCTCACCTGGACACCGTGCTGGGGGCCTTGGATGTGCAGGAGCACTCCCTGGGGGTTCTGGCTGTGCTGTAAGTCTGCCCCAATCGGTTGGGCTCTGGGAGGCTCTGCTAAATGGCTAACTCTTTAAGTAAAGTTTATCAGAGAGTATTGGGAGGCTGCCCCAAAAATTGCAtgaaaacactcaaaaaatgTGGCTGGCCTTTTGTTGCATATGCATGTGGTACTAGACCTCCTCAGTGAAGACAGTGTATTGCATTTTACGcatatccagagtgactcacacagtgaaacattttaaatactgtacatttgtacGGCGAGATATTTTACCAAAGCAGTTCAGGTTCTGTGCCTTGCTGTAGGGTACAAGCGCAACTCCACAGCTCTGAATTGAGCCCAAAACCTTTGAGTTACCACCCCTATTCCCTATCAGTATACAGTACTGCCACCCCAAAAGTGTTTTCCAGTATCAGAGTTGTCTAAATTTGTCTGTCTCGTAATCCTTTGACACTATGAACCTGGCCAGTTTGACTGTAAATTGAAGTCTGCCTGACTTCTGCGGACATGTCTTGCTAATAGGGCGGTGGTGAGTTACGACGTCCTCCATGTGGGGCTCCAATTGGAGACGGTGATACGACTGGATCTATAGCATGGCCATGTTTAACGTACACCAGTCAGAGTTGAGAGAACCAGTCACTGTAAACCGTAACTGCTTTCTTTGCACTCTAAAAATTCATCGCGCTTTCCAGCCATTCTGCGGGGTAGTGTGTGTGGCTAAGACTTGCGTCACTAATTTAGCTTGAAGAATTATGCTCTGGAGAATGTTTCCCAAGCAGgacctgtatttttttaaaccgtcTTATCTTCACCTGTGCACAGGTTTGTGAAGTTTTCCATGCCAAACATCCCAGACTTTGAAACCCTGTTTTCCCAAGTCCAGCTGTTCATCAGCACCTGCAACGGAGAGCACATCCGATATGCAACAGACACCTGTGAGTACCGTGGTTCGGCTTCCTGTGAGTGTGAACTCTCACCAGGCGGAGAAACGCGCTCTAaacgtctctctctttctgtgatTACAGTCGCTGGCCTTTGCCATCAGCTGACGAACGCCCTGGTAGAACGAAAACAGGCAAGAGATCCCTTCGTCCTGGTTCATTATTCTTTATGGGCCACTGCAAGCAGCCCtgatttatctatctatctgctCAAACAGATCATTGTGTGGcaatcattgtgtgtgtgtgtgtgtgtgtgtgtgtgtgagagagtgtgagagtgtgtgagagagtgagagagagactaacTCTTGGTATATCTCTTTTGTTACAGCCGTTAAGAGGGGTTGGTATCCTAAAACAGGCAATGGACAAAATGCAGATGAATTCAAACCAGCTTACCTCAATTCATGCAGACCTGTGTCAGGTAAACAAACCAGGAAAGCTGTCCTCATGGAGCAGGTCACTGAATATTTGTTCTCAGGCAGCCCTCCTTGATTGACATttagaatgtgtgtttttttattttatatgtgcCTCTTTGGTCTTAATGTACCAGCCATTGACTGACAAAACTGGGGCTCATTTTTATGTTAGgaatttctgttgtttcttcAATTCCCAAGTGATCGTAGCTCTACTCCAGTGTTGTCGCTGCCTGTAGAATTTGGGATTAGGCAAAACGAGTGCAGAAGGGAACTACATTTCTTACCACTGGGTTATGGGGTTGACCACATTGATCTTATTTAgttcgttttaaaaaaaatctttgattATGTAAAATGCAACTGAAGTATAAAGAACCTTTGTATGAATGAAAGTTTCGGCCTGTATCCTGGTGTAATTTGATCCGGTAGGTGATGTAAGACTGGGGTCTGAAACCTTTGTTGAAACTCGCCTACAGCTGTGCTTGTTAGCCAAGTGCTTCAAGCCCGCCCTTCCGTACCTGGAGCTGGACATGACGGACATCTGCAAGGAGAACGGGGCCTACGACGCCAAGCACTTTCTGTGTTACTACTATTACGGAGGCATGATCTACTCAGGACTGAAGAACTTTGAGAGAGCACTGTATTTTTACGAACAGGTGAAATCACTGCTCCTAAACGCATGCCTCGTGGTACTGGCGGTCACGTTGAACAGGGACGCTTTCGTGTTTTTCCCGCCAGAATCGTACCCGGGGCCGAATTCCGGCACTGTTTACGCAATGCTTGCAGTGGAATGTTTACTGGGAATATGAGGCCGTCATGTTCTCAACAGACGTAGAACGTGCTGGAACACGTTTTtgtaaacaacaaaaagatGACTCCCCCCGCTAACACAACACGTTCTCACGGTGGTGCTGCCGTGTAGTGGGGATGTTGTAATATTTTACGTTAGCCGTGTTGTTCATTTAAGATTTACAGCTTCAGGGTATTGGAAACATTTTACCTGTAAACCCGTCAATCAATCGCCACCTTTTGTATGTGTGATGACTCAACAAGTGTCAAAAGGTCTGTTGAATTTGCCAAACCAAACCAGTGGCATTAccactttcattttaaagcaaaacaaGGACGCTGTGTACTTTTGCGAGGAGCAGTTGTGTTTATGAGCTGCATTCCGCGCACAGTTTTTAATCCTGGAGCCAGGTTCATTTAGAGACATCTCACCACCCATTGAAACGATTTCCCTGCCCTGTGAATTGAGCGGCTTTTGGCGTACGGTGTTTGCGCAATCGggtatttttgaaattgatgAAAAGCCCTGAGGctgcgaacacacacacttttttttagtaAACGGTTTGCGTGTGGTTTTCGTTTGTCGGTATGCTCTCGGTGTGCTAGCCcgtgacgcccccccccctccccgcccccctcctttTTCCCGCCAGGCCATCACCACTCCCGCCATGGTCGTCAGCCACATCATGCTGGAGGCCTACAAGAAGTACATCCTGGTCTCCCTGATCCTGCACGGCAAAGTGCAGCCGCTCCCCAAGTACACCTCCCAGATAGTGGGGCGCTTCATAAAGGTGAGGCCGTTGCTATGGAAGCCGAAATGCGTCCGTTTGACGACGTCATGCAGGGAAGCTGATTGTAATGGTGCAGTCTCTGTTTCGGCcattctgggattttttttgtaccttACCTGcacattctgtttctgtttcttagATAttcaaatgcttaaaaaaaatttaattaaaaattttttttttaaagtcttattaacaaattgattaaaaacatttttgtaaccAGGACCCACCCCCTCCTGCAGACACAATGTTTTTTCGTTTTGATGTATGAATCTTTGATTAATCACAGCTTACCTTTGCTGCCTGTGGCATTGTACCCACACAGTTGCGTGTAGGTAGTAATGAAATGTGAGTATCACACGCACTGTGAGCAGAGATGGAGTACTGCCTACACGCGCTTATATCTGAAGTATGCTGAGTGTCTGTCAGTTGTTCTCAATccatttgttttcctgtcagtgcaaaaaaacaagaattacCCTGATAGTCATCTGATTTATGCTTTCTTTCTTGTTCTTCTGTACTGACAGCATAATAATGTGTAAATTGCAGTACGTAATTATGGAAACTGGCCTCCGGGCCTTATGTTGACAGCCACTCGTCTTAAGCCATTCGCTGGTCTCCCCTGTCACAAGAAAGGTCCCGGGTATTGCAGAGATGGGGACACATGATTGGAACAGGGTTGCCTCATTTCTGTGAGCCGGCCAATCAAATCAAGTTTTCAAATGGTAGAGTTGAAGAAACCCGCGTAACGCCGTTAATGTGGGCCAGATAACGCCGGACAGTTATCCTTTAATGCGTGAAACGTGGGTGACAGGATCCAGTCATGGAGTGCTGTGGTCCCTGCTGAGTTTCAGTGTTTTACAGCACTGCtgatttaagtcactgattggccaaagAATCCTCACAactgaggctgctgggtggctcattcaggTAAGGCACCTCACTGTTGTGCAAGGATGAGTTCCATGGTCTTGAACTGAATCCAGAGTATAAGTATTGAATCCAGGTTATGGGAGGGTTCCACATGGGAGGAAACCACAAAGTTCAGTAGGAATGCTGCTGTTCTCGTTTTTTTacgttttttgaaaaaaaacctttgttttttttaaacgtgtccCCAGCCGCTGAGCAACGCCTACCACGAGCTGGCGCAGGTGTACGCCAGCAACAACCCGGGGGAGCTGCGCAGCGTGGTGAGCAAGCACGGCGACGCCTTCTCCCGCGACAGCAACACGGGCCTGGTCAAGCAGTGCGTCTCCTCCCTCTACAAGAAGAACATCCAGCGGCTAACCAAGGTCAGGATCCATCCACGGTTCCCTCCGTCTGTCTTCACCCCGTACTTACCGACCAGACCCCCTCTGCCCGGCGACCTCGGGGGCATCTGGCCACGCCCTCCCCGATTGGTCGCTCGTCTCGGTCACCGTGGCCCCCGTACTGGCCCTACAGGGGTGgaggtcaggacagcagaactATTGGCCGTCTTGTTCCTGTTAATCTTTTCCTCTCGGCCATTCTCTGACATGGAACGACTTCTAGAGTCCCTGACTAGGCACTGCCGCCACATGGGAACATAAAGATATGGATGCTGTAACTGCATAAATGGTGGAAATGAgcggtgcaaaaaaaaaaaaaaacattacagtcacttagcagatgctcataGAAAAGTCCGACTTATGAAAGTAGAGAACATCAGggttactctcaggaatacacaAGTGCATTATCACCATGCAGGCACAGAGGATTATAAAGGCCCTTTTATAATCAAGTGATCTGATGAACCAGACAAACCTACTAAAAAATTAGCATTGTAAACAAACGGAAAATGCCACATAATTAGTTTGCCATTTACATCCGTTCATTTTCCTTGAGAAGCGTGTTAGCTGGCAAGCTAAATATTTTAGCAATTAACTTCTATATTGCCAGCTCTTTACCACCAGCTTTTGTGCTAGAGCTATTTATGTGACCACAGGTTGTCTATGTATTGCTATTAAAGCTGCAGAATTCACAGAATTAGCTAGCATCTTGATagttttattgttctttttttgggaggggggggtaggcAGGGGTGATTTTTGGGTTTGTAAATATGCAATATATGTAATAGGTAATATATATGAGGTAGGTTTTAAGGTAATTGTAGGACGCGTTTGTGTTTCAATTAAGGAACATCAGAagtcaaagtctctctctctctctctctctctcattgtctctctctcttctctatctctccctccctctctccctgttgtTGTCTCCGCTTGGCAGACGTTTCTCACGCTCTCCTTACAAGACATGGCGAACAGGGTGCAGCTCTCCAGTGCGCAAGAGGCAGAGAAATACGTTCTGCACATGGTGAGAGAATAACAGCCTGCTTGCGGTTACAGCTACACCTATAGATTATATACTGTAGGATGACACTCTAGACACTCAGTCACCTGTCTGGGCATTTAACACATACTCCCAGTCCACTTAAGcagtatacatttttacatactgtccatttatacaacagtatatttactgaagcagtttgggttaagtaccttgctcaacggGACAATGCTCACACACCACCTgcgaatcaaacctgcaacctctgggtTACACACCCGGTTCCCGAACTATTTTATGAAACAAAGTAAAGTCCGTTTGTGTCTAAATCAAGTGGATAGCCCAAGGTGCTGTATCGGTCATGCATGGAGAATGATGCCTAAAAAGAACTGATTCTGAACCGAaagttctctctgtgtttgcagATAGAGAATGGTGAGATCTACGCCAGTATCAACCAGAAAGACGGCATGGTCAGTTTCCACGACAACCCAGAGAAATACAACAACCCTGCGATGCTCCACAAAATTGACCAAGAGGTAGGACGTATGTTCTGGACATTTGGATACGGGGCCCTCTTTGTATGTATAATAATGTTCACTAATGCagaaaaattttaatgtgcacattttCTGCGTCACAGATGTCCTCTGGGTGGCAGGTTCCCTAAAAAAACGCTCAGTACATTTTATCCAACCTGGCTTAATGTGGTTTCCATTAAAAATCACATGAACTCTGCATGACTGTGAGTttcattaaaggaaaaaacactGGCTCCATTATACAAACTTTCTACATTATATCAGTCCTGCATTAGCCTGGATTCCATTGAACAAACAGGCTACATTATAAGAATCCTGCATTAGTCTGGGTTCTGCTAAACCGGAAACAGGCTTGCTGTGTTGTTGCAACCCTGCATCACAGAAGGTTCGGAGTAGGGGAATGTTCTACGGCTCAAATGTGGCTCTTTTTGCTGAAAACATTAAGGTTTTGACATAAGAACACCGATTTTTGTATTGTGTGCCATGGACACAAAATGGCATATGCACTATGACCAAGGCTGCAGActtgtctcacacacacaaacagctggtGCAGTTGGTACCTAGAGGGGTGGGCGTGTTTCACATCCCGCTCAAATCCGGTCCCTACCCACCTTCTGTCCCAGACCCCAGGCCACCAACAC
This genomic window from Anguilla rostrata isolate EN2019 chromosome 17, ASM1855537v3, whole genome shotgun sequence contains:
- the LOC135244185 gene encoding COP9 signalosome complex subunit 3, producing MASALEQFVNNVRQLSAQGQMTQLCELINKSGELLAKNLSHLDTVLGALDVQEHSLGVLAVLFVKFSMPNIPDFETLFSQVQLFISTCNGEHIRYATDTFAGLCHQLTNALVERKQPLRGVGILKQAMDKMQMNSNQLTSIHADLCQLCLLAKCFKPALPYLELDMTDICKENGAYDAKHFLCYYYYGGMIYSGLKNFERALYFYEQAITTPAMVVSHIMLEAYKKYILVSLILHGKVQPLPKYTSQIVGRFIKPLSNAYHELAQVYASNNPGELRSVVSKHGDAFSRDSNTGLVKQCVSSLYKKNIQRLTKTFLTLSLQDMANRVQLSSAQEAEKYVLHMIENGEIYASINQKDGMVSFHDNPEKYNNPAMLHKIDQEMLKCIELDEKLKSMDQEITVNPQFVQKSMGSQDDDVGSKTSSYS